One segment of Pontibacter akesuensis DNA contains the following:
- a CDS encoding methylmalonyl-CoA mutase family protein encodes MQATTVEPYKPVNHIRIVTAASLFDGHDAAINIMRRIIQSSGAEVIHLGHNRSVQEIVDCAIQEDAQAIAITSYQGGHIEYFKYMHDLLEERGSGHIKLFGGGGGVILPSEIEELQAYGITRIYSPDDGRAMGLQGMINDMLQQCDFPTGKNLNGEFKHLQEKNPKDIARLISAAENFPEEAKAILLEVKEQAKDIQTPVLGITGTGGAGKSSLVDELVRRFLMDFPEKKIAIISVDPSKRKTGGALLGDRIRMNSISNDRVYMRSLATRQSNLALSKYVQDAVDIIKAANFDLIILETSGIGQSDTEIIEHSDTSLYVMTPEYGAATQLEKIDMLDFADVIALNKFDKRGALDALRDVKKQYKRNHQLWDVSDEDIPVFGTIASQFNDPGMNQLYRAIMAKVSEKTGVEFDSNLKTSKEMSEKVFIIPPARTRYLSEISETIRSYDKWTKDQAEVAQKLYGIKKSVEAVQGIEIEDKDRLVKQLEQAYAEVELNLDGQNKKILENWKEKVQAYKNEFYIFKVRDKEIKIKTHTESLSHLQIPKVATPKYEAWGDLLKWNLQENVPGEFPYTAGVFPFKREGEDPTRMFAGEGGPERTNRRFHYVSLGLPAKRLSTAFDSVTLYGEDPDYRPDIYGKIGNSGVSICCLDDAKKLYSGFNLADAMTSVSMTINGPAAILTGFFMNAAIDQQCELYIKENGLEEEINQKIEAIYKEKGIERPRYQGELPNGNDGLGLMLLGVTGDQVLPAEVYEPIKTRTLATVRGTVQADILKEDQAQNTCIFSTEFSLRLMGDVQQYFINNNVRNFYSVSISGYHIAEAGANPISQLAFTLANGFTFVEYYVSRGMDINKFAPNLSFFFSNGIDPEYAVIGRVARRIWAKAMKHKYGADARSQMLKYHIQTSGRSLHAQEIDFNDIRTTLQALYAIYDNCNSLHTNAYDEAITTPTEASVRRAMAIQLIINRELGLAKNENPIQGSFIIEELTDLVEEAVLTEFDRITERGGVLGAMETMYQRGKIQEESLYYETLKHTGEYPIIGVNTFLSSTGSPTVLPTEVIRATEEEKKYQISMVHSLQERNAAKSEELLKRLQQVAINNDNIFAELMETVKFCSLGQITNALFEVGGQYRRNM; translated from the coding sequence ATGCAAGCAACTACTGTAGAACCTTATAAGCCTGTCAACCATATTCGTATCGTTACAGCAGCCTCTTTGTTCGACGGACACGATGCAGCGATCAACATCATGCGCCGCATCATTCAGTCTTCGGGTGCCGAGGTAATTCACCTTGGCCACAACCGCTCCGTGCAGGAAATAGTGGATTGTGCCATTCAGGAGGATGCCCAGGCCATCGCCATTACATCTTACCAAGGCGGACATATCGAGTACTTCAAATACATGCACGACCTGCTGGAAGAACGCGGCAGCGGCCATATCAAACTTTTTGGCGGCGGCGGCGGCGTTATCCTGCCCAGCGAGATAGAGGAACTGCAAGCCTACGGCATCACCCGCATCTACTCGCCCGACGATGGCCGCGCGATGGGCCTACAGGGCATGATCAACGACATGCTGCAGCAGTGCGATTTCCCTACTGGCAAAAACCTGAACGGGGAGTTCAAGCACTTGCAGGAAAAGAACCCAAAAGACATCGCGCGCCTTATTTCTGCTGCCGAAAATTTCCCGGAAGAAGCGAAAGCCATACTTCTGGAAGTAAAGGAGCAGGCAAAGGACATACAGACCCCGGTACTTGGTATAACAGGTACAGGTGGTGCCGGTAAATCCTCTTTGGTGGATGAACTGGTGCGCCGTTTCCTGATGGACTTCCCGGAGAAGAAGATTGCCATTATCTCTGTTGATCCGTCGAAGCGTAAAACCGGCGGCGCCTTGCTGGGTGATAGAATCCGTATGAACTCCATCTCCAACGATCGGGTGTACATGCGCTCGCTGGCCACACGCCAGAGCAACCTGGCCCTTAGCAAGTATGTGCAGGACGCCGTGGACATTATTAAAGCGGCAAACTTCGACCTGATCATACTGGAGACTTCCGGTATCGGGCAGTCCGATACTGAAATTATTGAGCACTCTGATACCAGCCTGTATGTGATGACGCCGGAGTATGGCGCGGCCACGCAGCTGGAGAAAATAGATATGCTCGATTTTGCCGATGTCATTGCCCTGAACAAGTTTGACAAGCGCGGCGCACTCGATGCCCTGCGCGACGTGAAGAAGCAGTACAAGCGCAACCACCAACTCTGGGATGTAAGCGATGAGGATATTCCGGTGTTCGGCACCATCGCCTCGCAGTTTAACGACCCGGGCATGAACCAACTCTACCGTGCCATTATGGCGAAAGTGTCTGAAAAGACCGGCGTTGAATTTGATTCCAACCTGAAGACCTCGAAGGAGATGTCGGAGAAGGTGTTCATCATCCCCCCTGCCCGTACACGCTACCTTTCTGAGATATCTGAAACCATCCGCAGCTACGACAAGTGGACAAAAGATCAGGCTGAGGTTGCCCAGAAGCTTTACGGCATCAAAAAGTCTGTCGAAGCGGTGCAGGGCATCGAGATTGAAGACAAAGACCGTTTGGTGAAGCAGCTGGAGCAGGCGTACGCCGAGGTGGAGCTGAACCTGGACGGCCAGAACAAGAAAATCCTGGAGAACTGGAAAGAGAAGGTTCAGGCCTACAAAAACGAGTTCTACATCTTTAAGGTACGCGACAAGGAGATCAAGATTAAGACACACACCGAGTCGCTGTCGCATTTGCAGATACCGAAGGTAGCCACACCAAAGTATGAGGCATGGGGTGATTTGCTTAAGTGGAATCTCCAGGAGAACGTGCCCGGAGAGTTCCCTTATACCGCAGGCGTATTTCCGTTCAAGCGCGAAGGCGAAGACCCTACCCGCATGTTTGCTGGTGAGGGCGGACCAGAGCGTACGAACCGTCGTTTCCACTACGTGAGCCTCGGCCTGCCTGCCAAGCGCCTTTCCACAGCTTTTGACTCGGTAACGCTGTACGGTGAGGACCCGGATTACCGTCCGGATATCTATGGCAAAATTGGTAACTCCGGCGTGAGCATCTGCTGTTTGGATGATGCTAAAAAGCTGTATTCCGGCTTTAACCTGGCTGATGCGATGACTTCAGTTTCCATGACGATCAATGGGCCGGCTGCCATACTTACAGGATTCTTCATGAATGCCGCCATTGACCAGCAGTGCGAACTCTATATAAAGGAGAATGGCCTAGAAGAAGAAATCAATCAGAAAATTGAGGCTATCTACAAAGAGAAAGGCATCGAGCGCCCGCGTTACCAGGGAGAACTTCCGAACGGGAACGACGGGCTGGGGCTGATGCTGCTGGGCGTAACAGGTGACCAGGTACTGCCAGCCGAAGTATACGAGCCGATCAAGACACGCACGCTGGCAACAGTACGCGGCACGGTGCAGGCGGACATTCTGAAGGAAGACCAGGCACAGAACACCTGTATTTTCTCAACCGAATTCTCACTGCGTTTGATGGGTGATGTGCAGCAGTATTTCATCAACAACAACGTCCGCAACTTCTACTCGGTGTCTATCTCTGGCTATCACATAGCCGAAGCGGGTGCCAATCCAATCTCGCAATTGGCCTTTACACTGGCCAACGGCTTCACGTTTGTGGAGTACTACGTGAGCCGCGGCATGGATATTAATAAGTTTGCGCCTAACCTTAGTTTCTTCTTCTCTAACGGCATCGACCCTGAGTATGCGGTAATTGGCCGTGTGGCCCGCCGAATCTGGGCGAAGGCTATGAAGCACAAGTATGGCGCGGATGCCCGTTCGCAAATGTTGAAGTACCACATCCAGACCTCGGGCCGTTCGCTGCACGCGCAGGAGATTGACTTCAACGACATCCGCACTACGTTGCAGGCGCTGTACGCGATCTACGACAACTGTAATTCGCTGCACACGAATGCCTATGATGAGGCTATCACCACACCGACAGAGGCTTCTGTTCGTCGTGCCATGGCGATACAGCTGATCATCAACCGTGAGCTTGGTCTGGCTAAAAATGAAAACCCAATCCAAGGCTCGTTCATCATCGAAGAGCTGACAGACCTGGTGGAGGAAGCCGTACTAACAGAGTTCGACCGCATTACGGAGCGTGGCGGCGTGCTGGGTGCCATGGAAACCATGTATCAGCGCGGTAAAATTCAGGAGGAAAGCCTTTACTACGAAACGCTGAAGCACACGGGCGAGTATCCGATCATCGGGGTAAATACTTTCCTTTCTTCTACTGGTTCACCTACGGTGCTGCCAACCGAGGTAATCCGTGCAACGGAGGAGGAAAAGAAGTACCAGATCAGTATGGTGCACAGCCTGCAGGAGCGCAACGCTGCCAAGAGCGAGGAGCTGCTGAAGCGCCTGCAGCAGGTGGCCATCAACAACGACAACATTTTTGCCGAGCTAATGGAGACGGTGAAATTCTGCTCTCTCGGCCAAATCACGAATGCTTTGTTTGAGGTTGGCGGACAGTACCGCAGAAACATGTAA
- a CDS encoding LuxR C-terminal-related transcriptional regulator, with amino-acid sequence MPDPKILLPADEQVRELERKLAELEEKCAFLERVVHELPANIYISDLEKGVVWCNRTNEESLGYTLEEIKEMGGLEYMYKIVHPDDHTIPDNSIDHYKNFNGTEYGGVFRAKHRDEQEYKWFIGWARAFGKNKEGEVKELLCVDVDMSPQMNTEEQLVQALRENLKNKNRLLLQSLRKREVEVLQLICKGMRTKAIAEKLFISVNTVSTHRKNIQHKLGTANVAELVSLANEAGLI; translated from the coding sequence ATGCCTGATCCAAAAATACTGCTTCCTGCCGATGAGCAGGTGCGCGAACTAGAGCGGAAACTTGCTGAGTTGGAGGAAAAGTGTGCTTTCCTGGAACGTGTCGTGCATGAACTGCCTGCCAACATTTACATCTCTGACCTGGAGAAAGGCGTGGTTTGGTGCAACCGAACAAATGAGGAGTCGCTGGGCTACACGTTGGAAGAAATCAAGGAAATGGGCGGCCTGGAGTACATGTACAAGATTGTTCATCCCGACGACCACACCATACCGGACAACAGCATCGACCATTACAAGAACTTCAACGGCACCGAATATGGCGGCGTCTTCCGAGCAAAGCACAGAGACGAGCAGGAGTATAAGTGGTTTATCGGTTGGGCGCGCGCCTTCGGCAAGAACAAAGAAGGCGAGGTGAAGGAGCTGCTGTGCGTGGATGTGGACATGAGTCCGCAGATGAATACTGAGGAGCAGTTGGTGCAGGCGTTGCGGGAGAACCTGAAAAACAAAAACAGGCTCCTGCTCCAGAGCCTCAGGAAGCGTGAGGTGGAGGTGCTGCAGCTGATTTGCAAGGGAATGCGCACAAAAGCCATTGCGGAAAAGCTATTCATCAGCGTCAACACCGTCAGCACTCACCGAAAAAACATACAGCACAAGCTGGGAACCGCCAATGTGGCCGAGTTGGTGTCGCTGGCGAACGAGGCGGGGCTGATTTAG
- the lepA gene encoding translation elongation factor 4, with the protein MKNIRNFCIIAHIDHGKSTLADRLLEFTQTVAEREMQHQLLDNMDLERERGITIKSHAIQMNFPYKGEDYVLNLIDTPGHVDFSYEVSRSIAACEGALLIVDASQGIEAQTISNLYLAIGNDLEIIPVLNKIDLPHAMPEEVSDQIIELIGCDREDIILASGKAGIGIEDILTAICDRIPAPKGDPEAPLQALIFDSVFNSYRGIEVYFRIFNGTLKKGEKVKFINTGKTYEADEIGVLKLNQEARQVMGAGNVGYLISGIKNAKEVKVGDTITHVDKPGIGIQGFEDVKPMVFAGIYPVETSEYEELRSSMEKLQLNDASLVWEPETSAALGFGFRCGFLGMLHMEIVQERLEREFDMTVITTVPSVQFHAYTTKENMVKVNAPSEMPEPNYIDHIEEPFIKAQIITKSEFVGPIITLCMDKRGILKNQTYLTSDRVEMTFEMPLAEIVFDFFDKLKTISRGYASLDYELIGFRPSNMVKLDIMLNGEKVDALSAIVHRDKAYDWGKRLCEKLRELLPRQMFEIAIQAAIGQKIISRETVKAMRKNVLAKCYGGDISRKRKLLEKQKKGKKRMRQVGNVEIPQEAFLAVLKLD; encoded by the coding sequence ATGAAGAACATCCGTAATTTTTGCATCATCGCCCACATCGACCATGGTAAAAGCACCCTGGCCGACCGCCTGTTGGAGTTTACCCAAACAGTGGCAGAGCGTGAAATGCAACACCAGTTGCTAGACAACATGGACCTGGAGCGTGAGCGCGGCATCACCATCAAGAGCCACGCCATCCAGATGAATTTTCCCTACAAGGGCGAAGACTATGTCCTGAACCTTATCGACACCCCGGGCCACGTGGACTTTTCTTACGAGGTATCCCGTTCCATTGCCGCCTGCGAGGGTGCGCTGCTGATCGTTGACGCCTCACAAGGTATTGAAGCCCAGACGATCTCCAACTTGTACCTGGCTATCGGCAACGACCTCGAAATCATCCCGGTGCTGAACAAAATAGACCTGCCGCACGCGATGCCTGAGGAGGTATCAGACCAGATTATTGAGCTGATCGGCTGCGACAGGGAAGATATCATACTTGCTTCTGGCAAGGCGGGCATTGGCATTGAAGATATCCTGACTGCCATCTGCGATCGTATTCCGGCACCGAAAGGAGATCCTGAGGCACCGCTGCAGGCGCTTATATTTGACTCTGTTTTCAATTCTTACCGCGGCATCGAAGTATACTTCCGCATTTTCAACGGCACCCTGAAAAAAGGGGAGAAGGTGAAGTTCATCAACACCGGTAAAACGTATGAAGCCGACGAAATTGGGGTGCTGAAACTGAACCAGGAGGCCCGCCAGGTGATGGGCGCCGGTAACGTGGGCTACCTGATCTCGGGTATAAAAAATGCTAAAGAAGTAAAAGTAGGCGATACCATCACGCACGTAGACAAGCCTGGTATTGGTATACAGGGTTTTGAGGATGTGAAGCCAATGGTTTTTGCCGGTATTTACCCGGTGGAGACAAGCGAGTACGAAGAACTGCGCAGCTCTATGGAGAAACTGCAGCTGAACGATGCTTCTCTTGTGTGGGAGCCGGAAACTTCTGCTGCCCTTGGTTTCGGTTTCCGTTGCGGCTTCCTGGGTATGCTGCACATGGAGATTGTGCAGGAGCGCCTGGAGCGCGAATTCGACATGACGGTAATCACGACGGTGCCATCTGTTCAGTTCCATGCCTATACTACAAAGGAGAACATGGTGAAAGTGAACGCGCCATCAGAGATGCCGGAGCCGAACTACATCGACCATATCGAAGAACCATTCATCAAGGCGCAGATCATTACAAAATCAGAGTTTGTGGGTCCGATTATCACGCTGTGTATGGACAAGCGCGGTATCCTGAAGAACCAGACTTACCTGACCAGCGACCGTGTGGAGATGACGTTCGAGATGCCCCTGGCCGAGATCGTTTTTGACTTCTTTGATAAACTGAAAACCATTTCCCGTGGCTATGCCTCACTTGACTATGAACTGATCGGTTTCCGCCCGTCTAACATGGTGAAGCTCGATATCATGCTGAACGGTGAGAAAGTGGATGCACTAAGCGCTATTGTGCACCGCGACAAGGCCTATGACTGGGGCAAGCGCCTTTGCGAAAAGCTACGTGAATTGCTGCCACGCCAGATGTTTGAAATCGCTATTCAGGCAGCCATTGGCCAAAAGATCATCTCCCGCGAAACAGTGAAGGCCATGCGCAAAAACGTACTGGCCAAGTGCTACGGCGGTGACATCTCACGTAAGCGAAAGCTCCTGGAGAAACAGAAGAAAGGAAAGAAACGCATGCGCCAGGTGGGTAACGTGGAAATACCGCAGGAAGCCTTCTTAGCTGTGCTAAAACTCGACTAA
- a CDS encoding bifunctional 5,10-methylenetetrahydrofolate dehydrogenase/5,10-methenyltetrahydrofolate cyclohydrolase — MTLLDGKKTSEAIQDEIAAEVAAIKAKGGKVPHLAAILVGNDGGSVTYVNNKVLACERIGFGSSLIRYEDDVTEEELLDKITELNENPEVDGFIVQLPLPKHIDSNKVLEAIDPKKDVDGFHPTNVGRMVAGLAAYLPATPAGILQLLKRYNIETKGKHCVVIGRSNIVGTPMSILMSKCTYPGEATVTICHRNTVDLPHHTRQADILIVAVGKPGLVTVDMVKEGAVVIDVGTTRVPDASRKSGFRLRGDVDFENVAEKCSYITPVPGGVGPLTIAMLMTNTLRAAKQEVYG, encoded by the coding sequence ATGACCCTGCTCGACGGTAAAAAAACATCTGAAGCCATTCAGGACGAAATAGCTGCTGAAGTAGCTGCCATAAAAGCCAAAGGAGGCAAGGTGCCGCACTTAGCTGCCATACTTGTTGGCAACGACGGCGGCTCTGTTACCTATGTAAATAACAAAGTACTGGCCTGCGAGCGCATTGGCTTCGGCTCTTCGCTGATCCGTTACGAAGACGATGTAACAGAAGAGGAACTGCTGGACAAGATAACGGAGTTAAATGAAAATCCGGAAGTGGATGGCTTCATCGTGCAGTTGCCGTTGCCAAAGCACATCGACTCAAATAAAGTGCTCGAGGCGATAGATCCCAAAAAGGATGTTGATGGTTTCCACCCGACAAATGTGGGGCGTATGGTGGCCGGTTTGGCTGCCTATCTGCCTGCTACACCGGCTGGCATCCTGCAGTTACTCAAGCGCTACAACATCGAAACCAAAGGAAAACATTGCGTGGTGATCGGCCGCAGTAACATTGTCGGCACCCCAATGAGCATCTTGATGTCCAAATGCACCTACCCGGGTGAGGCAACTGTTACTATCTGCCACCGCAACACAGTGGACCTGCCGCATCATACACGGCAGGCCGATATTCTGATTGTGGCGGTTGGCAAGCCGGGCCTTGTGACGGTTGACATGGTGAAAGAAGGAGCTGTGGTAATTGACGTAGGCACAACCCGTGTGCCGGATGCGAGCCGCAAGTCAGGCTTCCGTTTAAGAGGCGACGTGGATTTTGAGAATGTGGCCGAAAAGTGCAGCTACATCACGCCGGTTCCCGGTGGCGTCGGTCCGTTAACAATTGCC